A single window of Bufo bufo chromosome 10, aBufBuf1.1, whole genome shotgun sequence DNA harbors:
- the RCN1 gene encoding reticulocalbin-1, producing the protein MEPPRLLYLLLLCAGEILTKPTFRKERIRLDPELNAQIHEENQSFQMDHEAFLGKDEAKSFDQLTTEESKERLGKIVDRIDSDSNGLISTEELTAWIKRVQKRYVYENVARVWKDYDVNKDNHISWEEYKQATYGYYLANPEEFQDAAEQFSFKKMLPRDERRFKQADLNGDLEANREEFTAFLHPEEFEHMKDIVILETLEDIDKNGDGFVDEDEYIADMFSHEEGTPEPDWVATEREQFSDLRDLNKDGKMDKDEIRHWILPQDYDHAQAEARHLMYESDGDKDKMLTKDEILQNWNMFVGSQATNYGEDLTRNHDEL; encoded by the exons ATGGAGCCTCCTAGACTTTTGTACCTCTTACTACTTTGTGCTGGAGAGATCCTCACCAAACCCACGTTCCGCAAGGAGAGGATCCGCCTGGACCCTGAACTCAACGCACAGATCCATGAAGAGAACCAGAGCTTCCAGATGGATCACGAGGCCTTCCTGGGGAAAGATGAGGCAAAGTCTTTCGACCAACTCACTACGGAGGAAAGCAAAGAAAGACTGGG CAAAATAGTGGACAGGATAGACAGTGACAGCAATGGACTAATTAGCACCGAGGAGCTGACGGCGTGGATTAAGCGGGTCCAGAAAAGATACGTCTATGAAAATGTGGCCCGAGTTTGGAAGGACTATGACGTCAATAAGGACAACCATATATCATGGGAAGAGTACAAGCAAGCCACGTATGGATATTACCTGG CAAACCCAGAAGAGTTCCAAGACGCCGCCGAGCAGTTTAGCTTCAAGAAAATGCTTCCCCGTGATGAAAGGAGGTTTAAACAAGCCGACCTCAATGGGGATCTCGAAGCGAATCGAGAAGAATTCACTGCTTTCCTTCATCCCGAAGAGTTTGAGCACATGAAGGACATCGTTATATTG GAGACCCTTGAAGACATTGACAAGAACGGAGATGGGTTTGTCGATGAAGATGAATATATCG CGGACATGTTTTCACATGAAGAAGGTACTCCAGAACCTGACTGGGTAGCCACCGAAAGGGAACAGTTTTCCGATTTACGTGACCTTAACAAGGACGGAAAAATGGACAAAGATGAAATCCGACACTGGATTCTCCCTCAAGATTATGACCATGCTCAGGCTGAAGCCAGGCATCTGATGTACGAGTCTGATGGGGACAAG GATAAAATGTTGACCAAAGACGAGATCTTACAGAATTGGAATATGTTTGTGGGTAGCCAGGCCACAAACTATGGAGAAGATCTTACCAGAAACCACGATGAGTTGTAA